In one Magallana gigas chromosome 7, xbMagGiga1.1, whole genome shotgun sequence genomic region, the following are encoded:
- the LOC105318506 gene encoding serine/threonine-protein kinase Nek8, with protein MEKYEKIRVVGRGAYGTVHLCQRLADKKMIIIKQIPVEQMTKEERQAALNEVKVLSMLSHPNIIQYYENFLEDKALMIVMEYAQGGTVMDYLQSRNGILLEEEEILKFFAQMLLSIQHVHSKQILHRDLKTQNILLDKKREVVKIGDFGISKVLSSKSKAYTVVGTPCYISPELCEGKPYNQKSDIWALGCVLYELSSLKRAFEAANLPALILKIMRGTFSPISASYSEELRALILGMLHLDPNKRPNINQIMAQPIVINALMTLHTDLGRVPCTRVSRPLPPATAAARSRLSTRGSMTPRDALSAKPPALSSVFFWGIGVSSPVKLPLPSSDTQVTQVSTGRTQKAAVTKNGRLFVWESSNVGTDTLIPGATESHTLTYVPRYLEGQSGVNIQQVACGDLFTACLTDRGILMTFGSGVYGCLGHGNYNDVAQAKIVEDLLGYEVVQVSCGASHVLAVTNEHEVFSWGRGDNGRLGLGDQESHSSPRPVVIPEPLRPSSVHCGVDCSMILTLDNKLLCCGSNRYNKLALDVIATDGTCMKLVDEIHTFVQTASHPIGNLLVKGVAMGTSHTAAVTVEGQCYTFGTNQFGQLGNQTNNSRQPQEVKIAQTQKVAMVACGDTFTVIVADEGEVYSFGNQSRGRLGRPEEDPTEPGKVPFMGEDPFVVVSLSCSHGNTLLATRPMQQLNGENI; from the exons atggaaaaatatgaaaaaattcgaGTGGTCGGTAGAGGAGCTTACGG GACAGTGCACCTGTGCCAGAGATTGGCGGATAAAAAGATGATTATCATCAAACAGATTCCTGTGGAACAGATGACCAAGGAGGAGCGACAGGCGGCCTTAAATGAGGTCAAGGTCCTGTCCATGCTGTCCCACCCAAACATCATCCAGTACTATGAGAACTTTCTTGAGGATAAGGCGCTGATGATCGTGATGGAGTATGCACAAG GTGGTACAGTGATGGACTACCTGCAGTCAAGGAATGGGATTCTGTTAGAGGAGGAG GAGATTCTGAAGTTTTTTGCACAGATGCTTCTGTCCATTCAGCATGTTCATTCCAAGCAGATTTTACACAGAGacttaaaaacacaaaatatcctACTGGACAAAAAGAGAGAGGTGGTCAAAATTGGAGATTTTGGAATTTCTAAAGTTCTGAGCAGTAAAAGTAAAGCTTATACT GTTGTTGGAACTCCATGCTACATTTCTCCTGAACTATGTGAAGGAAAACC ATATAACCAGAAGAGTGACATCTGGGCCCTGGGCTGTGTGCTGTACGAGCTGTCCAGTCTCAAGCGAGCCTTTGAGGCAGCA AATTTACCAGCTCTCATTCTGAAAATTATGAGAGGCACATTTTCTCCAATCTCTGCCAGTTACAGTGAGGAGTTACGGGCCTTGATCCTAGGAATGCTGCATTTAGATCCCAACAAGCGCCCCAACATCAACCAGATCATGGCCCAGCCTATTGTAATCAATGCCTTGATGACCCTCCACACCGACCTGGGGCGGGTCCCCTGTACAAG AGTGAGCCGCCCCCTCCCCCCAGCCACTGCCGCCGCTAGAAGTCGACTCTCCACCCGCGGCAGTATGACTCCCAGAG ATGCTCTGTCAGCTAAGCCGCCCGCCCTGAGTTCTGTCTTTTTCTGGGGGATAGGTGTTTCCTCCCCTGTAAAGCTTCCCCTCCCTAGCAGCGATACCCAGGTCACCCAGGTGTCAACCGGCCGCACCCAGAAGGCAGCGGTCACAAAGAATGGCCGCCTGTTTGTATGGGAG TCATCCAATGTGGGAACGGACACCCTGATCCCTGGGGCCACAGAGAGCCACACCCTCACCTACGTCCCCAGGTATCTGGAGGGTCAGTCAGGGGTCAACATCCAACAGGTGGCGTGTGGGGACCTCTTTACAGCTTGTCTCACAG ATCGTGGGATTCTGATGACCTTTGGCAGTGGGGTGTATGGTTGCCTGGGACACGGTAACTATAACGACGTGGCACAG GCCAAGATAGTGGAAGATTTACTGGGTTATGAGGTGGTGCAGGTGTCATGTGGAGCCTCCCATGTTCTGGCGGTGACCAATGAGCATGAGGTGTTTTCCTGGGGTAGAGGCGACAATG GTCGACTGGGACTAGGGGACCAGGAATCCCACTCCTCACCCCGCCCGGTTGTTATCCCCGAGCCTCTCCGTCCCTCCTCTGTGCACTGTGGGGTCGACTGCTCCATGATTCTGACCCTTGACAACAAGCTGCTCTGCTGTGGCAGCAACAG GTACAACAAGTTAGCTCTGGATGTAATTGCCACTGACGGCACATGCATGAAGCTGGTCGATGAAATTCATACTTTTGTTCAAACTGCCTCTCATCCAATCGGAAACCTACTTGTAAAAGGTGTTGCCATGGGAACATCCCACACAGCTGCTGTAACAG TTGAGGGTCAGTGCTACACCTTCGGTACGAACCAGTTTGGACAGCTGGGGAACCAGACTAACAACAGCAGACAGCCACAGGAAGTGAAGATTGCCCAGACTCAGAAGGTTGCTATGGTGGCATGTGGGGACACTTTCACTGTGATAGTCGCTGATG AAGGAGAAGTGTACTCCTTTGGAAACCAGTCTAGGGGGCGTCTAGGACGACCTGAGGAAGATCCGACTGAGCCTGGGAAAGTCCCCTTCATGGGGGAGGATCCCTTTGTGGTGGTCTCCTTGTCCTGTAGTCATGGCAACACACTCCTAGCTACCAGAC CTATGCAGCAACTAAATGGAGAGAACATTTAA
- the LOC105318507 gene encoding lipoamide acyltransferase component of branched-chain alpha-keto acid dehydrogenase complex, mitochondrial, protein MASSLVSRSLYRKCLQQSRCVIQGRHLRTCVNRKWARPSLERALWNSKWFHSSTVVFGDIEQFNLSDIGEGIREVHIKEWFVNVGDHVNQFDSICEVQSDKASVTITSRYDGYIRRLYYDVDDVALVGKPLVDIELSSGSTSSSSESVDSDSTSSSDDEYVVGQKMKSQAVLATPAVRRLAMENKIDLRNVPATGKDGRVLKEDILSFIKDQETPKAPSPADKAAPAAPSAVQKTPPQKPSPLPMPAKREATIPVGKDHTEVIKGIRKAMVKTMTEAAHIPTFGYNDEIDMTRLVELRRDIKGVTESAGVRFSYMPIIVKAVSLALTEFPILNSIVDANCENITYKAAHNIGIAMDTPEGLVVPSVKNVQTLSIYDIAVELNRMQTLGAAGKLTNAELTGGTFSLSNIGVIGGTYARPVILPPEVAIGALGKLQRLPRFDDKGNVVSKEIMCVSWSADHRIIEGATMARFSNLWKSYLENPGLMLLYMR, encoded by the exons ATGGCATCCTCACTGGTTTCAAGGAGTTTATATAGAAAATGCCTGCAGCAAAGCCGATGCGTC ATTCAAGGCAGACATTTGAGAActtgtgtgaatagaaaatggGCAAGACCAAGCCTGGAGCGGGCACTATGGAACTCAAAGTGGTTCCATTCCAGTACAG TGGTATTTGGAGACATTGAACAGTTCAATCTGTCAGACATTGGGGAGGGAATCCGAGAGGTCCATATCAAGGAATG gtTTGTGAATGTCGGGGACCATGTGAACCAGTTTGACAGTATCTGTGAGGTACAGAGTGACAAAGCGTCGGTGACGATCACCAGTCGATACGACGGCTACATCAGGCGACTATACTATGATGTGGATGATGTGGCACTTGTCGGGAAACCCCTGGTGGACATTGAACTCAGTAGTGGGTCAA CCAGTTCCAGCTCCGAGTCGGTCGACAGTGACAGCACCTCCTCGTCAGACGATGAGTATGTGGTTGGTCAGAAAATGAAATCTCAGGCGGTGCTGGCTACTCCCGCTGTACGCAGGCTGGCCATGGAAAACAAG ATTGACTTGAGGAATGTACCTGCCACAGGTAAAGATGGGCGGGTCCTGAAGGAGGACATTCTTAGCTTCATTAAAGATCAAGAAACACCAAAGGCCCCTAGCCCAG CTGACAAAGCTGCACCAGCTGCTCCGTCTGCTGTCCAGAAAACCCCACCCCAGAAACCCTCACCTCTACCCATGCCAGCAAAAAGAGAGGCAACGATTCCCGTGGGAAAAGATCACACAGAGGTCATCAAAGGAATCAGGAAGGCAATGGTGAAGACGATGACGGAGGCCGCCCACATTCCAACATTCGGGTACAACGACGAGATTGATATGACGCGATTGGTAGAGCTCCGGAGGGACATCAAGGGTGTCACTGAGAGCGCCGGTGTCCGTTTCTCCTACATGCCCATCATTGTTAAG GCTGTTTCCCTCGCCTTGACTGAATTTCCCATCCTGAACTCTATCGTGGATGCCAATTGTGAAAACATTACTTATAAG GCAGCACATAATATTGGTATTGCCATGGATACCCCAGAAGGTTTGGTAGTACCCAGCGTAAAAAACGTCCAAACTCTGAGTATTTACGACATTGCTGTGGAACTTAATCGAATGCAGACCCTCGGGGCGGCAGGAAAGCTGACCAATGCCGAGCTGACCGGTGGGACTTTCTCCCTGTCCAACATTGGAGTG ATTGGAGGGACCTATGCCCGACCTGTGATTTTACCCCCAGAGGTGGCTATAGGAGCCCTCGGAAAACTTCAG AGGCTACCTCGCTTTGATGACAAAGGTAATGTTGTCAGTAAAGAGATCATGTGCGTGAGTTGGTCTGCCGACCACAGAATTATAGAGGGCGCCACCATGGCTCGTTTCTCAAACCTGTGGAAGTCATACTTAGAGAACCCGGGGCTGATGCTCCTCTACATGCGATGA
- the LOC105318508 gene encoding acid sphingomyelinase-like phosphodiesterase 3b, translating to MNTQRVFFLVWIINVCSSQPTGNTGFFWQVTDFHYDANYSTKGNPLKMCHDSSDGSYSNSIYGNYQCDSPWRLILSATAAMKRLHPDPDFILWTGDSVPHVPDSTLDLQKNAQNIGNISLLLRSVFPNTSIYPVLGNHDEYPADAYPPAPGSDYYTTILHQAHFDKLLTNDTAAQFQTGGYYWTLIRPGLRVMGLNTNLLYSQNKLTGKSADPAQQFQWMTATLSDARKKNEKVILLSHVPPGLFEKYSGLMWFYNEFNMQYVRILQNFSDVITSQIYGHEHTDSYRILKDPQGSPVGVLFLAPAVTPWNSSLAGVGANNPSIRLYTYNRKDGTVLNYQQYYLNLASLIKGTANWTLEYDAKKDYNVVDLSPKSMLNLALSFNSDNSVMFSKYLTYNSVSQAVNPACDLNCKMVHICSITELERMNFDLCKTVNPTKTTKMPNPSPPTHHRRPVSKTYIYIIVGLAAVVFILFIVVGIICIRRRRHFIPYRFSRFSNSLGRGPIN from the exons ATGAACACTCAGAGAGTTTTCTTCTTAGTTTGGATCATTAACGTTTGTTCCAGCCAGCCCACTGGGAACACAG gTTTCTTCTGGCAAGTGACAGACTTCCACTATGACGCAAACTACAGCACCAAGGGCAATCCCTTGAAGATGTGTCATGACTCCTCGGATGGTAGCTACAGTAACAGTATCTATGGAAACTATCAGTGTGATTCACCGTGGCGTCTGATCCTGTCAGCCACAGCAGCCATGAAGAGGCTCCACCCAGACCCAGACTTTATACTATGGACAGG AGACAGTGTCCCACATGTGCCAGATAGTACCCTTGACCTACAAAAGAATGCACAGAACATTGGCAACATTTCACTGCTCCTGCGGTCCGTGTTCCCCAACACCTCCATCTACCCTGTGCTGGGTAACCATGACGAGTACCCCGCGGACGCCTATCCCCCCGCCCCGGGCTCCGACTACTACACAACCATCCTCCATCAAGCCCACTTTGACAAGCTTCTGACAAACGACACGGCTGCCCAGTTCCAGACAG GGGGCTATTACTGGACCCTGATTCGGCCTGGACTTCGTGTGATGGGACTGAACACCAACCTGCTGTACTCCCAGAACAAGCTGACCGGTAAATCGGCCGACCCAGCCCAGCAGTTCCAGTGGATGACCGCCACGCTCAGTGATGCacgaaagaaaaatgaaaag GTCATCCTTTTATCCCATGTCCCACCTGGATTGTTTGAGAAGTACTCTGGTCTCATGTGGTTCTACAACGAATTCAACATGCAATATGTTCGCATCCTGCAGAATTTCTCGGATGTCATAACTTCCCAGATCTACGGGCACGAACACACAGACAGCTACAGGATTCTAAAAGATCCGCAAG GTTCCCCCGTTGGTGTATTGTTTCTGGCCCCTGCAGTCACTCCCTGGAACAGTAGTCTGGCTGGGGTGGGAGCTAACAACCCGTCCATCAGACTGTACACGTACAACAGGAAGGATGGCACTGTCCTCAACTACCAGCAATACTACCTCAACCTGGCCTCCCTTATCAAGGGAACAGCAAACTGGACTCTAGAGTACGACGCCAAGAAAGACTATAATGTAGTGGACTTGAGTCCAAAGTCCATGCTTAATCTGGCTCTTTCCTTCAACAGTGATAACTCTGTGATGTTTTCCAAATACCTGACGTACAACTCTGTGAGCCAGGCTGTGAATCCAGCGTGTGACTTGAACTGTAAGATGGTTCATATCTGCTCCATCACCGAGCTGGAGCGAATGAACTTTGACCTCTGTAAAACCGTCAACCCCACCAAAACTACAAAGATGCCAAATCCTTCTCCACCCACCCATCACCGTCGCCCCGTGAGCAAAACGTACATCTACATCATCGTTGGGCTGGCGGCCGTCGTCTTTATTCTATTTATTGTTGTCGGCATCATTTGTATCAGACGCCGGCGACATTTCATACCCTACCGTTTCTCAAGGTTTTCCAACTCACTTGGAAGAGGACCGATTAATTAG